The DNA segment AACGAAAAAATTATGACTGAAGCTTTAAAAGCgagaaagaaggaaaaattcaatcgggattttttttttgctctcaAAAGGGTTTTTGAACCAATTTGTTTTCACTATCTTAACGcaaaaacatcttctaattttctagtgcaaattagaagatgaacatttaatccggtcgtggacctgattcggagaaCGAAGAACGTTCGTAAAgaattacaacaagagctacgtccgctaatatcggtgtagttggagccaagtgaattaTTTTACTAAAGATATATTACTAAACATcttatgtatgtttatttattaaaaccatacgagtgctcaaaaatatcttgaatgtcaagatctaaaaattttaaaacttccgctgcgttttgggcacgagaaaaccgagatcccaACATCAAATTCACACCTTAGCTCATTGTACCGCTTTTCCTCTAAGACCCGTTCAAAGTGCTTAAAAAATTGCATTATATCTAAGTCGGGTTTCATAAAACTcttgatatcagaattgaaaCTTTCACTGAGTTGTGTGCTCCTCATACCAAGTGTGAAAGCCTTGTTCATGTAACAAGCTGTCTATTTCTCCTTTATATTGTAAGTGGATTGCAACCATGTGTTTTCTTGAATATTATATTGTACTAGTAGAACACTCCAAGCCTCATCAAATCGGGTCTCATCATCAATGCCATACATGCATCTCTTAAAATCAGTTAAGAAATTAGAACCATCTTTCATCAAGTTTCCCAAGTGTTTGACGCCATTTTGCATCAAATGCTATGTGCACAATCCATAAAATACCTCATGCATTACCTCATGTAAGGCATTTGCTATAGCTTGATCCTAATCAGTGAAGATAGTGAGAGGCTTTTTTCGCTTGTGTGCCTCTAAAAAAGTTTCGAACAACCATTTAAATGATGATGCAGTCTCATCAAACAAAAATGCTGCACCAAAAATCACTGCTCCTCTATGATTATTGAAACCTGAGAAGATAGCAAGTGGTCGGTATGCACGGTTCGTACAATACGTGATATCTAGTGACAGAACATCACCAAAATACTCATAGTCGATTAGCATTCTCGCATCAGCCCAAAAAAAATAAGTTATCTGTTCTTCCACATCCATCTGATTAGCATGGTAAAATGATGGTTTTTtagataattgttgttgaaaatATCGCATCAGACAACCAACTTCCCTATACACCATACTTCTTTGTCTTGTGAATCGAATATAATTTTTAGCATCCAACATTGCATAACCAAGACAATCTATTCCCCCTGCATGCTTACTCATCAactgaaaatttgatttttgtttaagCCCAACATCTTCTGCCAAATCAATCTCATAGGCTTGAACTTCTGTAATTTTACGTTGGGAAGAAAACATATGAACTGTTTCTTGAAGATGGAGTGGGTGATTATGCTCTTTGATAAACTCATTAACTTTATATTTACTATAAACAAATGTGACGCCCATTATTGCTTTACAATTTGTTCGAGTCTCAAGCCGAGGATTGAGTGTCGATGATTATCTTTTGTCTTTTTTACGAACACCCTCCTTGCAAcaaacatatttataaaaatttataaatccgGTGTTCTTGTTCTTGTTAAAATAATGCTTCCTAACTCCAAATCCAGTTTTCCCACCATATTCAACCCAAAACTTCCAAGACTCGTCTAGACTATCAAATTCCATACCAATCTTAGGCTTGAATTCGATATTTGAACTAGAGTCCATCAAGAATCTcaaattatcaataaaatttttggCTTGTTTCAGTCTCAGTTTACAACGACGGTGACAAAAAAATGCAATAAATTTCTCTGTTAAATATTAAATGcaacaaattaataataaaacaatatttttctcaaCAAATATCAAAAAGCAATAAGCCAAAACTCAATAAGTCAAGTACGTCAATTGTAACTAGTGTCAATCAAAATTCTAAACCAGACGAGTTGTGTCATGTACAAGAGAACGATGAAATAACCTAATTGTCTTGTTGGTCTGCATTAAGTATTTTGTATTGCTCCATATTCACCCTACTAGATGTAAAATTCGTACAAAAATCATATTCAAATGATATCTTTATTAATGATAAATATAAGATTCTTACtaaacaaaagttaattttAGATTAGattattacattaatttttttctaatattttactAACTTGAAAATACATCACGGTCAATTTTCTAAACTATGcaaaaatgaaaggaaaattcataatttaaaatcccGATACattcttcaatatttttttataattattgattaaatatttgatattatatatataatctactAATTTAATACAGATCAGAACCATAtattatctttttaaaaaaaattaaaataatgttaaaaCAAAGTCACAAGCTAAGAAAAATTCATCATCTTTACCAAGAATTATTGAATATCATGAGCTAAAACCTAATCTTACATggttatacatacatacatatatatacatacatatatatgcaaattatatacatacatatatatatacaaattatatatttataaatatgaaattcgATAGCCAAACAATTAGAAAAAGAATTAGACATTTAAAGGAACAAGAAAATCGGACCTTGTATGTTATAGTATTTcctgtaaaaataaaaaaataataaaattgagtgagagagaaaaagaaaaaaatagacACAAGAAGACGAGATGAAATAGCTGAGAAGAAAAcaaatgtttatattatttcatataaaacTGTCTGATAATGTTTGTGGAAAAGGGAAAAAAGGAGGAAAATGGAGggaaaataaaagagaaaaagagagagaaaaaagtggaaaaaaaaaagaagaattaaaaaaattaaaagaaatgtcATGTAGGCAAACAACATCATTTGCTGTTTTACCAACACTGTAGGGATCCGGATCCCATACGCCGATGGTACCTCCAAAAGCACACTCTCCTTAAGTCATCTCGGAAATGCCGAAAGTAAAAGCCAGTCGTCAGCATAGTTTTTGGTTCATTAGTTCACCACATATTAGTACACAGGATGTCATGTATCTTGCAGTTTGGAGACCTTCAGGTTGAACTTGCTCCAGAAACAGCATATATTGGAGCTGGCATTGGCTTTATTTTTGGGTAATCATTCTACTAAGTTTTAGAGACTTATATTTCTCGTAAAGAAACTCCAAAAACAGGATTCTTCGTGGCAACTAGGTCAAGGCATCCAAAGCATGCTGGAGAGCTCCTTAGAGTTTGCAAATAATAATGCTCTGCTTGTTGCTAAGGTGCTAAAATAAATCGTTGATTCATTACAAGTTTGTTTTTAAAccgataataataatatagtaaCCTTGTAGTCGCTAAGAGGAGCTCTACTCGCGATTTTCTATTCTTCTGCGGTGTTATCATATCATCTACGTGCAGTTGGGAGAGGTTAAAGGAGGGAAAATTTATATTGGAGGAGAAAAAGTATAATAATGTTTTTGATTTCAATTTCAGGAAATATATTATCAAGGAGACTGTCTTAATGACCATCCTTTTGGTGTCCATGCCACAGATGAACATTTTCAGTCTGAAGGATTTGGAGACATGTCTATTCTAGCCCGACTGAATATTTGAATCGTGTCATGTGGTGAGGATGAAGGCAGCATATGAGAGAATATAGTAGTATCAAATGAAGTAAGGATGTCTTTATGCttattgattttaaatcaaaatatttcaaatccattgTTTAAATCAGTTGCACTTGTTTATATGACTGTGTTCTTGGATTTCGAATTCCTTTATTGTCATTTCACGCTCGTTTCTAGTCATTCCAATGGTTCTTAAATATTATCTCaatttaaagttattttaagctaaataaatgGTAAACATTTTGTTAAGAATCAGTTTAATGTATTTTATGCAATAAAGACAAGTGATGCAAACCTGAAGAAGGcatgaaaaagaaagaaaaaccactaaaactgaaataaataaagaaagcaATTTCGTATGTTACACTCTAATCTCTTAGACCAGGTTATCTATTTAACGATAAGAAAGAATTAAACGTTGTTCCAAATACAAAGACGTAATCAGGAATCCCAGAATAGAACTTGTAATATAAAAGAAACCTGCGAGGTTTTGTTATGGACGTGACATCAAAGTAAAGTTCTGTGTTTTCTTACGGCCATGCtgtttcattttcttcttcaatttcttGGACGCGCAAATGAAGCTGAACTGAAACCCATAAGCATTTCCAAAACATGAAAGCAGCCCTTTTCCTTCAGGACTCCCTCTCTTGTGATGGCCCGCTTTCTTCCCGTTTCTCAATGGGATTTGATCCTCGTCTGTTAATCTCCTTTTGACACTTTTAGGTTTCAACTTGACTTCTTCACTTTTCTCTCCTGTTTCTGTCCAGTTTTCGAATATAGAGCTCCCGTATTCTTCGTTGGAATACAACCATTTTCTCACGTTTTCAGAACCATGAATGGAGGTGTTATCAGTTGATGCCCTAGGACGTCCCGGGTCATGGATAGGCCCTGGGACTTCCTGGGCCATGGAGCATGCTGAATAGTGCTCGGGTCAGGAGGGGATGCTCTCAAGACGAGAGCATGACAAGACTGGTTAATAACCCGAGTTATATAAATACTTGGGACGAAGAAAGTACAAGGTGAGCGACCAGTCGGTAGGCCGAGTCATTGGACCACCCGGAACATGATTTCCCAAAGACGAGGAATGCCCGAGCTCTTCTATAATTGCCCGAGAAGCATTTTAACCGGGTCACCTCGATATGAGTAAAGCATTTAATGGCGTCAACTTGATAGAGCATGCATAGCCGACCTACCTCTGACAATAACATAAATGATTGACAAAATTAAGTGGGCCGGATGTGACTAGTATgcgatttgacatgtcagaatataggGTATAATCAGGCACCctattataattaatgatcagcacaaagaacgaggtcatcattgtcatttctactataaatatcaagtACTTTATTTGCATTTATTCTCCATTCAGATATTAACTCACACATTGAATACTCTCATTTATTGGGTATTTACTCCCTACCCTACCCTTCACATCAATTACACAACCATCATTTGGTTGCATTGATTTTTCCACTTGAGCTTCCTACTAACCTAGGGGAGAAAAAATTTTTAAGTTCTAACGTCCGACTCATATTTCCTTTCATCTTTTGATAGTATACCCGGTCGAGTATCCGACCCGACTCTTCCCTTTTTACCCGGGttacatcattggcgccgtctgtgggaaatatGAGTTTTAAGACGTTGATATGGCACCTACTAGGAGAGCCAACCAGGACACCTCCCGAATTCAGGAGGATAACCATACTCATCTCTCTGGTGCAGGAGGTCCCCCACCCAATGGTCCTCAACCCACCATCCATCTAACACCTGAAGAGTTGACCAAAATTGTAGCTGATGCTGTTAAGACAGCGATGGCAAATAAGGCTCCTAATCATTTTATTCCACTGCAAGAAGAACCGGAGCAATTGCAGGGTAGTCAAGAAGAGGAGAGAGAATCAAGCGCAGGTTCTAAGTCCCCCACTGTTGCGGAAGAATTGGAAGAGTTGAGGAAGAAAGTAAAGGTGTTAGAAGGGCAGGCTGGTTCCAAGGATGGTGCTCCAGTTATAAAAGGTTGCCCATTCTCTGATATTATTATCCGAGAACCATTACCCGGACATTTCAAGTCCGCCAAGATCAAGGACTATGATGGGAGTTCTGATCCCGAGGAGCACCTTGCTCGCTTCGAAAACATGGCTATGTTACATTGCTACGGGGACCAAATCAAGTGTAAAGTGTTCCTCACCACCCTCCTCGACTCTGCACAAAGATGGTTCGAAGGGATGGCGCCCCAAAGTATCAATTGTTTTGAAGATTTCCAAAAGGTATTCTTGCATCAATTTAGCAGTAGCAAGAAGTACAAGAACACTGCTTTCAGCCTATTTGAGGTAAAAAAAAGGCAAGACGAAACCCTCAGGGCGTATCTCAAAAGATTCAACCGAGTGGCCCTGGATGTACCAGCCTGTGCACCCGAGACGAAAACTACAGCGTTCATGCAAGGGCTATGGGAAGGGGATTTTTTCCGATCCTTAACTAAGAAATTGCCCGTGAATTTCGAAGATCTCTTGTCCCGTAAAGAGAAATACATTAATATGGAAGAGGCGCAAAACCAAAAGAGGGAGGCTTTGAAGAGATCCAGAGGAGATCGGATAGCTAAGCCTGACGAAAGAGCTCCCAAGAAAAGTGGCCCGGGACATTTATCTCATGTACCTTTGAGAATTTCTCGAGATCGAGAGATTCAAGAATGCAGCTCGGACGTAGTCTCGCATCTCGGACCAGTAGCCAGAACACCAAGACCGGAGCGGAAAGGGTACTTTACCCTTCATAAAGAATGTTCTCACAATACAAATGAATGCCGAACTCTGAGAAAAGAATTCAAGAAGCACTCTGAACCGGAATCTCATCTCTCCCAGGATGAACCTATATCACCACCTTGGGTGTATCGTTGCCCCGGATTTAATACTCCCAAAACATCGGCGGATATCCCGAGTAGAAGTGGAAGAGCAGAAAGAAGCTCTCGGGAGAAGAAAAACACCCAAGAGAAAAGAGACCCTTCCCCAAGCCGAGgagtaataaaaatgatttcgGGAGGATCCACCGATGGCGATTCTAACCGGGCTCGGAAAGCCAGGAGCAGGAGAGAATGCTTGGAGGTCGATGAGAGGAAGAGAGACGAGCCAGTCATAAGCTTTGGACCAGAGGACATTAGAAGAGTTAGTTTACCCCACGATGACGCTCTTGTT comes from the Primulina huaijiensis isolate GDHJ02 chromosome 8, ASM1229523v2, whole genome shotgun sequence genome and includes:
- the LOC140982035 gene encoding uncharacterized protein — its product is MAPTRRANQDTSRIQEDNHTHLSGAGGPPPNGPQPTIHLTPEELTKIVADAVKTAMANKAPNHFIPLQEEPEQLQGSQEEERESSAGSKSPTVAEELEELRKKVKVLEGQAGSKDGAPVIKGCPFSDIIIREPLPGHFKSAKIKDYDGSSDPEEHLARFENMAMLHCYGDQIKCKVFLTTLLDSAQRWFEGMAPQSINCFEDFQKVFLHQFSSSKKYKNTAFSLFEVKKRQDETLRAYLKRFNRVALDVPACAPETKTTAFMQGLWEGDFFRSLTKKLPVNFEDLLSRKEKYINMEEAQNQKREALKRSRGDRIAKPDERAPKKSGPGHLSHVPLRISRDREIQECSSDVVSHLGPVARTPRPERKGYFTLHKECSHNTNECRTLRKEFKKHSEPESHLSQDEPISPPWVYRCPGFNTPKTSADIPSRSGRAERSSREKKNTQEKRDPSPSRGVIKMISGGSTDGDSNRARKARSRRECLEVDERKRDEPVISFGPEDIRRVSLPHDDALVIQARVANYDVLRVFFDNGSSVNVIFKEALVQMDLHEYQLEAVETALFGFDGHAVYPEGEIILPLTLGTGDLRKTVVTVFTVVDAPSSYNIILGRPTMNEMRAVASTYHQKIKFPVRGHVGEVKGDQPSSRKCYGETVRVDQKKARKAGKEKEYQEGANEGEVHFVAEEEQEVVEVEPGKHVRVARDIWASTQVNLLNCLKTNIGVFARSQQELTGISPQVAEHKLNILPGSRPVKPKKRHFGPEKDKVIEEQVGELLKAGHIKEVQFPTWLSNVVLVPKSTGKWRMCVDFRELNKACPKDCYPLPRIDQLVDSTSGCELLSFLDAYQGYHQIPLALEDQDKASFITSGGTFCYVVMPFGLKNAGATYQRLMNLVFHNQTSQNIEVYVDEILIKIREISNFIDDLAETFTILK